The Paenibacillus sp. G2S3 region TTGATTAAAGGGTGAAACAGTTTACGATTCACTGGCCCGATACCTTGAGCATAGATAAAGGTTGGTCTACCCATCCACTGCGCAAGCTTGATAATACCTAAATAGTAAGGAATACTCTTGCTACCTGTTACATCCTGCAGCAAGCTCCCCCCACCGCTGATCAGACCAGCGCTCTCATAAATCGCTTGACGGACTTCAACAAGCTTCATCCGGTGCACGGATTTCACTCCGTATGTGGCGCTGGTCCACTCAGGATCAATGGATAACACGATAGGCTCAATGGATATACCTAATGCTTGAGACTGTTTCTGCAGTGCAATTAGAATAGACTGCAATACCGCCTCATCTCCACTGTTACGGAAACCATAGTAACCAGAGATAACTATCTTTTTAGGAGTGGCGACCATCGTTTCCAACACCCTTCTGCAATCTGCCATACGATTACGGCAATTACACCAATGATCAATCCAAGTCCAAGACCGAGCAATCCACGAACCAGCGAGATTAGAACAGGTGAATGAATATGTGCAAAGGTATCCACCATGGAGAGCTGACCAATTACGGCAATGATCATGATAAACGCTGCATTCCGATATCTAAAGGCCAGGAATGCACCAAGAATTAATAACGGATGTGCGAGCAAAAACTCTTTATTACGCGGCCGGACACCAACCGTATTCTCTAGGAATGTACGGAAGGCCATTTCCAGAGGTGTTACGTTACCGCTATTTCCAGTACGGCTTAAATAATACATACCTACGACCCCAAGAACCATAGCGGCAAGAACCATAGCTAATGTGATTGGTGTACGCAGCAGCTTACCTGTCTTGTTAAAGACAAACTCTCCACGATAGAGGAGTACATAAAGCGCTACAAGGCCGATAGGCGCCATATGGAGTAGACTGACACCACGGAACTGGTCCAGCACTAGACTGTAGGTTATGTTGTTGAGCAGTGCGATTACGAATGGCACAGCGCTCAAAGAAATTAATGAAGTCTTCAAATAAAGCACCAGACTATGCGTGAACCGACGTTTCGGGCTCATAGCCTTATAGGTAAGGGAATTGCTCCGTAGAGGAGGTCCCATTTCATTGACCTTACGAATGGCAAGTACAACCGCAAGGGTCGGTGCACTTATCGCAGCCGCAAGCGCCAGCGCCTGCTCAAACAGCTCTGGTTTCAAGACCAACAGGCCTGCACTTCCCAGTAATCCTAGCACCCATGCAGGGATCGTAAGCCATGGAATAAAGTAAGAAATTAGCAGCGCTACTAAAGAAACTGCACCAACTACCGCTACTAGCTTGAAATAACGCTGATAAGACGAATCTACAACCTCAAATGCCGTAGCTTGTCCTAACTTAAACCCATTGTCTTTGATCTGCTCAACGGCACCGCCAGGATCACTCAGACTCGTGATAAGGTTGTCCAGCGTATCTGTAATCTGTGCCTTCGCTGTATTCCGTGAAGGAATCGTATTTAAATAAATCATGCGAATGTTGCGATCCTTTGTCGCCAAAGCGAAACGATCCGAAATCACTTTTGGATCTAGGGCAGAATCTCCTTCGCTAAGGGAATATAACCGTGTTACGTTATAGTCCAGCAAATAGGCGAGCTTGTTAAAGCCTTTCTGCTGTTTCTTAATATTTTCAATCGCTGCAATTCCGATTCCACGTTCCTTAAGGAGATTAGCAAAGTCAGTGATACTAGCCGTATCGGCATCATCATTAAACCCTTTAACGGACTCTCCCTCGAATAGGATTCGTTTTACACCCAATTCTTCATACCGATCTAACAGCTTCTTAACTGTCGCTTTATTATAAGTCAAAGAATCCACAAGACGCGGTACAATGGTAAATCCTTTGTCATGCAGCATCTCCAGTGTAAATGGATCTGGCTGAAGTGGCTTCAATGTAGCATCTTCTATTGGAGTCTCAATAATAAGACCTTGTTGTCCACGGAAACTCCATTCCTTTGAAGTGATCCCAAGATTACCGAATGCCTCTTTAATAACAGGCGCTAAGGCCTCGTAGTAATCAGGATTAGTAAAAAGAACATAAGTATAGTTCTCATTCTCCGGAATGATAGTATTCGTAAAATTAGCTATATCAGCCGCACCCCACATCATAAGGCGACGCGCCTTACGATAATCTTCCAGCGTGCTTTCATAAATCGCCATGCTCTGAACACCAGCATCTTTTAAGCGGTCTAACTGTTCGGAAATATAATTCTGCGGGTTTGCGCGATAGCTAGCGACTTCAACTAGATCACGATAATCAAATACAAATTCCACTGTCTTAGAAGACTTCTCCGTCTGTAGACGGTCATAGACAACAGGCAGGGCAGCTAAAACGCCAACCACAACTATGATCCACAGCCACTTTCGGGAAGAAATATTCCAACGTTGCCATTTTTGCTGCACCAAAAGTACCTCCTCTTTCACTTTAAAACTCTTTTTTACAAAAGTAGAAACGGATCGTCATCCTTTAGAGACGGTACCCGTTTCTACGTTAAAAATATAATTCCAAAATATAGAATGCGATCTATATTCTTATTTTATTGTTCCCCGTCAACGCGGGCCATAACCTGCTTGGATAGTGTAGCTACCTTGTCCTTAGCATTCTGCAAGGATTCACCCACAACCGCAAAATAAACTTTAATCTTTGGTTCAGTACCGGAAGGACGCAGGCAGAACCATGATCCGTCAGCCAGCAAATATTTCAATACATTTTCCTTCGGCAGACCATTCAAGCCTAGCGAATAATCCAGCACCTCTGTAACGGCAGATCCCGCAATTTCTTGTGGTGCATTCGTGCGCCAATCATTCATGATGCCTTGAATTTGCGCAACGCCATCCTTGCCCTTCAATGTACGGGACTCCAGGCTTTCCAAGAAGTATCCGAACTGCTCATACAATTCCTGAAGAACATCATATAATGTTTTGCCTTGAGCTTTGTAATAAGCACCTGCTTCGGCGATCAACATAGCCGCAAGAACGGCGTCCTTATCACGGGCATAGTTACCTGCAAGATAACCATAGCTTTCTTCATAACCGAAAAGATATGTGTAATCTCCGGATTGTTCGAATTGAGTCATTTTTTCCCCAATATATTTGAAGCCCGTTAGCGTATTAAATACAGTTGCACCATAATGAGAGGCTACAGCAGCCCCCATCTCGCTTGTCACGATAGTCTTCACAACTGCACCATTGCTTGGCAACTTACCTTGTTCCTGTAAACGGCTCAAGTAGTAATGAATCATCAAAGCTCCGGATTGATTGCCCGATAAAACAACAAATTTACCTTCATTGTCACGAACCACTGCACCCATACGGTCTGCATCAGGATCTGTGCCAATCAAGAGGTCTGCATTCAACTCTTCGCCCAGCTTCATAGCCAGTGTAAAGGCTTCGCGCTCCTCTGGGTTTGGCGATTTTACAGTAGAAAATTCGGAATCTGGTTGCTCTTGCTCAGGTACAACATGCACCTGTGTGAACCCAATTTTTTCAAGCACGCGACGAACCGGCAGGTTACCTGTACCATGTAGCGGGGTGTATACGATTTTGAAGTCTTTTCCAAGCGTGGAGGCAATCTCTTCACTTGCAAGACTAACCGCAGCAACAGTATCAGTAAACGCTTCGTCATCCTTCTCACCGAGCCAGTGCAGCAGACCTTGACGCTCCGCTTCTTCTTGGGAAATCCGTTTCACACCATCAAAAGTGTCAACCCCTAATATGTAAGAAATGACCTTTTCGGCTTCGTCAGGGACAAGCTGTCCACCTTCAGAATTATAAACTTTATAACCATTATATTCAGGCGGATTATGGCTTGCAGTAATAACAATACCACCCGTTGCCTTCAAATGCCGTACACTGAAGGACAGTTGTGGGGTTGAACGCAGAGAAGTGAATAAATGAGCCTCAATGCCATTAGCAGCCAATACAAGAGCAGCCTCAAGTGTGAATTCAGGCGAGAAACGACGGGAGTCATGAGCGATAACAACAGAAGGTCTTCCCTCTCCAGTATGCTTTTCCAGAATATATTTAGCGAAACCTTGTGTAGCCCTACCTACCGTATAACGATTGATACGATTACTACCTGCGCCAATCACACCACGTAGACCACCTGTACCGAATTCTAGATCTCTATAAAATCGTTCCTCGAGCTCCTGTGGCTCGTTCTCCAGAGCGCGCAGCTCAGCCTTCGTAGACTCATCAACGGAGGCGTTCTCCAGCCAGCGTGATAAGGTTTCTGCCGCTTTTGGGCTTAATTGAGTCATTAAGAATCTCTCCTTCTCCATGTATAATATATAATTTTGAAAATTAATATTAGCTCAGCGCAAACATAATTTCCCCGGAGGCAACAACTTTCCCCTCAACCGACGCAGTAGCTTGTCCTTTTCCAATACTGCCCTTAAGACGAGTAATCTCCACTTCAAGAGTGAGCGTATCTCCCGGTACGACTTGACCACGGAAACGGAATCCATCGAGCCCAGCTAAAAAGCCAATTCGACCGCGATTCGCTTCTACCCCCAGAATAGCAACCGCACCTACTTGTGCAAGAGCTTCTGTAATCAGTACGCCCGGCATTACCGGATAACCTGGAAAATGGCCTGCGAAGAAAGGTTCATTGATCGTTACATTTTTGACGCCTACAGCTCTTTTACCCATTTCGATCTCGGTGATTTTGTCCACCAGCAGAAATGGAGGCCGATGGGGAATAATTTCTTGAATTTGGTTGATATCCAGCATTATAACAAAACTCCTTTCGGATGTTACTTCATTTATTCTTCGCCGAACTGCATAAATTTAGGCAACTTCGGTAAAAACTATATTTATCCTTCACCACCTGCAGAAGTGGAGGTTGAGATAAGGGGCTTTCTCCACCCGATGCGATAGCATGGCGGAGAGGGCCCTTTTTGCTGCCCGAGGCCCCCCACCATTATACATTTATCCGTATAAAAAAGAAAACTCCCTTATCCAAGAAGGGAGTCATTATCATCTTAAATTATGGAGCAAAAACCAAATCATATACATGTCTCCATGTGCTCCATTGTAGAACATCGCTAAACTCTTTTTTGCCAAGGACAACGTAACCGACGACCAGCCCGCCTCCAAGTGCAGCTACTAGAAGCAAAGGAATAAGAATCCACTGGATGAGTGTCCATTTTGAAACTCCGTCCCGCTTCTTCTCTTTCTTGTCTTCTTTCTTGTCTTCTGGTTTGTCTTCCGACTTCACCTTTTTCTGACGTTCCATTCCTTCACCTCTACCCGCGCATGTTATTGGCCAGACCTAGCATCTGATCACTGGAAGAAAGCGCCCGAGCTGCGAGTTGATACGTACGTTGAATCTGCATCATTTCTGTCATTTCTGTGGTCATATCGACATTTGACTGCTCCAGCCACCCTGAGCGTACTCCAATTCCAGAAGCCTCACCTGCCGCTCTTTGTACAAAAGCCTGCCGTGCTGTAACGCCATCGGAAAGCATATAGAAATTCCCGTCCACTGCTTTTAAAGCATTCTGTGTCTTAGGTTCTACAATCATTATAGTACCCGCTACCCGAACAGGTCCATTCTCTGTCTGTTTCGTTAATACACGACCAGATTCGTCGATAGCTGCGTTCACGCCCACAGGGACTGTTAAAGGATTACCTGCTGTATTCAGCACCGGATTCCCCGTATTATCTACAAGGACCATCTTCGTTACATCGGTAGTGTCCGGCGTAAAGTGAAAGTCACCTTGTCTAGTATAAGCTGTAGTTCCATTGACCTGAACACCAAACAGGCCATTCCCCTGAAGCGCCAAATCGGTTGGATTACCCGTTTCTTTAAGGGGGCCTTCTTCCCAATTGGTCGTAATCGAAGGCACATAAGTCCCAAAACCGATATTAAAGCCTAGAGGTGTAGCGCGGCCCGGCTGATCATAGTCATCCGATTGCTGCTGTACACGGGTCAGCACATCCTCAAAGGAGCCTTGCTTGCTCTTATAACCATTTGTATCCATATTAGCTAGATTATCCGCTATAATATCAAGCCGCTGCTGAAGGCTGGACATGGAGACTGCTGCACTAATCGTTGAGTTGTTCATAGATCAAACCTCCTATAAGCTTTACCTGTAAAAATTTCATAAGCAGCGCTTATACCCTGCCGACTTCAGTTACAGCCTTCTGCAAGCTGCTATCATAGTATTGGACGATCTTTTGGTTCGCTTCATACGCCCGGTATGCGGCATTCAAATCTACAGTTACCTGAGTAGGGTCAACATTGGAGCCCTCCAAGTATCCTTGACGCACCTGCAAGATATCAGTTGCATTGGAGTAACGAATGCCCGCCGCCGCTACATCATCAGCGTGAAACACACCTTTACCGTCACGCACAAGCTCCTGCGGCTTTGTAACTACACTCACACCAATCTTGGTCCCTGTCGGAAGTCCTGTTTCTGGATTTAGTACATTCCCCTGCCCGTCCACTTTAAGGGTGTCCTGATTTCCTGTCAAGACAAGAGGCTTACCAGTGGAATCAAGAACCTTAAAGCCTCCACTGCTCAACACTTCTCCCGTAGCCGCATTTACTGTGAAGCTTCCATTTCGGGTAAATAAGTTGTTGCCCTCCGCATCCTGAACGGTAAAGAAAGCTTGTGGACGGTAAGTAACCTCACCATCAGCACTCACATATTTCCCCGAACCATCAAAAGCTATATTCTGACCCGTCACAAGGTCGGCGACTTGCAAATCTGTAGATAAAGCAAAATCCATAGACTTGCCGCTCTCCCTTAAATCACCCTGCAAATATTGGGATATCGACTCTTCTGCAAAAACCCCTGTGTTAAGGCGCCCCACCGGCGTGGTATTGCCATTGCTCATAGCCGAGATCAAGACATCTGGAAAAGCATGATTCACACTATCAACCTGCTTATATCCCGTTGTATTTAAGTTAGCGATGTTCTGTGTTGCCGTATCGTGTCTACGTTGCTGCGCAACCATACCTGCAGCGGCCGTATATAATCCTCTTATCATGAAGGTAGTCTCCTTCCGAATCTAATGCTACCTTTTATATCGGCTGCTTAGAACTTTTTCTTAACGACCTTGTCCAAATTGTCCAGCATAATTCCTGTTCCTTTTACCACACAGTGCATAGGGTCTTCCGCTACCCAGACAGGTACATGTAATTCTTCTGAGAGCAGCTCGTCCAATCCATTAAGCAAAGCACCTCCACCAGTGAGAACAACACCCCTGTCAATAATGTCCGCAGACAATTCTGGTGGTGTACGCTCCAGCACCGATTTAGCCGCAGCCACAATGGAAGAAACCGGATCCCATAATGCTTCCTTTACCTCGCCAGCTGTAATAGTGAGCGTCTGGGGAAGTCCGCTTACCATGTCCCGGCCACGAATATCCATTTCGGACTTCATCAAACCAGGTCGAACCGTACCAATAGTAACCTTAATATCCTCTGCTGTCCGTTCACCGATCAACAATTTATATTTTTGTTTAATATATCTTAAAATGGCCTCATCGAACTTGTCTCCCGCGACTTTAATCGAAGAAGCGGTAACGACGTCGCCCATAGAAAGTACGGCTACATCCGTCGTTCCGCCACCGATATCGACGACCATGTTCCCACTTGGCTGATAAATGTCCATTCCCGCTCCAATCGCAGCGGCCTTTGGCTCTTCTTCCATAAATACTTCCTTAGCCCCGCTACGTTCTGCCGCTTCCCGAATGGACTTCTGTTCCACAGATGTAATATTTGTAGGGGCGCATATCAGAATGCGAGGCCGTGAGTACCACGTACGACCGCCAACACGATCGATAAAATACTTCAGCATCATTTCTGTGATTTCAAAATCTGCAATAACACCATCCCGTAAAGGACGGATAGTTGTTATATTTCCAGGTGTACGTCCAACCATGCGACGTGCCTGTTCTCCCACCGCAAGGACTCTCTTCGTATCACTTTCAAGTGTGACCACGGAAGGTTCATCCAGAACGACTCCCCTTCCCTTAACATGTATGAGCACATTGGCCGTGCCGAGGTCGATTCCGATATCCTTGCTAAACATAATGAAAGAGCCCCCAAAGTGTTATTTTAATTGAAAAAACAGCAGTTAGTACTAAATTTAAAAATAACATACTTTAGGGGAAGTACACAATGTTTTAAAGCTGAATATTTCCTTAAATTTCCGAAAATCTCATGGCTTTGATGCTACAGCAACCTCACGTTTTTTCCCCGTCGTTTTTTTATATTTAATTTTTGTGGCTTCTCCCCCCCGAAGATGTCGGATGGATTTGTGATATTCAAGAATGTGCTTCACCTGATCGGCCAGATCAGGGTTGATCTCTGGCAGACGCTCCGTCAAGTCTTTGTGCACCGTGCTCTTTGAAACGCCAAATTCCTTGGCTATGGTCCGGACCGTATGCCTGGTTTCCACGATGCAGCGTCCGATTTTGATCGTACGTTCCTTGATGTAATCGTGCACGCTCCCGCCTCCCAACTGTGGATAGTTTGGTACATTATATGAGGGGCGGGCTTATATATTCGCGCTTTCAAGACATGACAAGCCTGGAAGGGCTCATTTTATTTAATGGACAACCCAAGAAGCCTTGTTATTAGCAAGACGGAACGTCGTTGGTTCATCAAAGACAATAACCGTTTTTCATAGAAAAATAAGGCTCTTTATAAGCATGCTGCTTACGAAGAGCCTTTTTCACAAAAAAAAACAGGAGGCATTAGCCCCCTGCAGTAGATATTCTTATCGCCCTGGCAGTAACTCTGATGGATTAACTACTTTGCCATCCTTATACACTTCAAAGTGTACATGATTGCCAAGGTCCTTCTCGATTTCACTGCGACCTGCGATTGCAAGCGTATCTCCTTGCTTCACAACATCGCCTTTTTTAACTTTCGCGTCGCCAAGACTTTGGTACACGGTCTTCATGTTACCTTGATGGGTAATCTCAATGACCTTACCTAACACTGCAACATCTTCCACTCTAGTGACTTCACCGCTAAGCGCTGCTTTGACGTCGAACGTATTGTTATCTTCACGGGCAAGGTCGATACCGACATTAGGAATAAATTTGTCGTTATACTGCACCATTGCGGCAACGTGATTGTCTTCTGTACCATTCTCGTCATAATACGGTTTGACCACTTCTACTTCACCTGGATTAGCTACTGGCCAAACCAAGCTTTCCGCTGAAGCAAGAACTTCAAGGGCATCTGGATTACTGTTTGCAGTACCAGCTTCGTTAGTCGAAGCTCCTACTTGCTGTGATGTGGCGGCGGTGTCCAGCGGTTTTTGGCCGGCATCCTGATAGACCCACACCAAAGTTAGTATAATTGCCGCTGCCGCCGTGTAGACTGCTGGGAACACCCAACGTTTAGATAACATCTTGCTCCATGAAGAAGGTTTAGCACCTGAATCTCCCTGCGATTTTTTGAGAGATTCATCATGGTTTGTTTTGTTTTTGTCTTGTTCATTCATATGGCTATCACCTCAGTAACCAGTGTTACCGGGCTTCTATCTTTTATACGTATCTTTCAAGTTATTTTTTCAGAAGAGTTGAGATTTGCGTAAAAGAGATACCACTGTAATAGTGTTTGAGAATTTGAGTAGCCGTTCCGCCTTCCTTCGCCATCCCATTCGCCCCCCACTGACTCATTCCAACACCATGCCCATTTCCGAAGGTAGTTATATAGATTTTATTCCCTTTTCGCCCCCAACTGAATTGGCTGGAACGTAACCCTAGCTTCTCTCGCACTTCTCTTCCAGTAAAAATAGTACCTCCAATAGAGATTTCCTTAACCCGATGTCCAGTGGTGAGAGACAACACTTCTACCGGCAATTCAGAGGAAGTAGATATGTTCTTTGTCATGCCTGATTGGGTCGTATCTTTTGAAGCAGGGATTACTCTGTCGTTTAGCCCAAGTCTAGTAAGTATTTCCGAGATGGTGAATGTAGAGGTCACCGCATAGTTTGGGGTAATCTCTTTCTCCCAAGGACTAGTTACACTGCGCAGATAGGGAATCGCTGCATTCCAGTATTCTTCCGAGTTCTCAGTATATCCTCCACTGGAGGCGAAAAAGGAGGCCGTAATCGGCTGCCCTTTATAGGTCATAATGACACCGCGCGTCTCAAGGACCGCGCGCTGAAGCTTTGCGAGGTCGGCGCTTCTTCCGCCGAGCTTCCATTTCCGTTCCAGCGTGTCCTTAGATACGTAAGCCTGATGGCTTACCGTATCTGTTACATCCGCCCCCGGAACGGGGACGCCGCTTCTGTCGCCAGCCAGCAGGCGGCGCAGGATAAAGGTGCGGGCCGCTACGGCCTGCGCTTTGAGCGCTTCAAGCTCAAAGCTGGCCGGCATCTCGGCCGCAAGCACGCCGCTGACGTATTCCTCCAGCGGCAACGTCTCTATTTGTCCGCTACGCGACAAATAGACGGAGACCTTCGGCTGCGGCGCTTCCTGCGCAGCCGCCTCCGGCCCCGCCGGTGCGGCCGGTGAGGCCGTGACCGCCGGCAAGGCCGGAGGCACCGGTTGTCCCCGGTGCAGCGGGACAACCGCCAGTGGAATCAGCAGCGCCGCCAGGATAGGCGCTGCGATCCAGGCGACGGGGCCGAGTCGCCTGAGCCGGGGAGCAAGGGAACGCGAGTGCCAGCGCGTTGACTTGTTACGTCGCAAGTAGCGGAAATCTTTCATCTCTATGGCTCCTTCCGTAAGTCACTGTTGATTCTTATAGATATGAATTTACAGCAACTACTAGAACAATATTTGAGAGAAAGAGAGTGGCTTTCTCGTATCTATCACTATGCTCCGCGTTAAAGAATTACAAACGAAAAAAATCCCCATTAGTTGAGGATTCAAATTTCTTTCTTATCATAAAAAAAGAACAAGCCGCATCACTGCAGCCTGTTCTCACCTAATGACTAATATTATACCCAAGTTGCTTGAACCTGAAAGCGAGGCTTAACCTCTTCGCTTTTATGAGATTCACTCTTGGCTACTTCTGGTTTAAGAGTTTCATCCTTCACCGTTTGTGCGGCTGTGTCTTCCATAGAAATGCGCCAAATTTCCGCACCTAGTCCGGACAGCTTCTCAGCCAAATGTACATATCCGCGATCGATATGATGAGTTCCGCTTACCTCAGTAGTGCCTTCAGCAACAAGACCTGCCAAAATAAGCGCAGCTCCCGCACGTAGATCCGTAGCACAAACCTTGGCTCCGACCAATTGCGCATTACCTGTAACGATGGCTGAGCGTCCTTCGATCTTAATCTCAGCATTCATGTTGTGGAATTCATCCACATGCATGAATCGGTTCTCGAATACAGTTTCCGTAACGACACTAGTTCCTTCAGAGCGCAGCAATAATGCCATCATTTGTGACTGCATATCCGTTGGAAAGCCTGGATACGGCAAAGTCTTCAAATCAACAGCTTTAAGAGGTTTGTCACTGATTACACGAATCCCGTTCTCATCAGGAATAATGGTCACGCCCATCTCTTCCATCTTTGCAATAACAGGACCCAAGTGATCAGCGATTGCGCCTTCCACATAAACATCGCCACCTGTAATTGCTGCGGCAGCCATATAGGTGCCTGCTTCGATACGGTCAGGTATTACATGATGTTTAACGCCATGCAGACGTTCAACGCCTTCAATACGGATAACACCTGTTCCCGCACCGCGCACGATTCCACCCATACCGTTCAAATAATTGGCCAGGTCGACAATTTCAGGCTCCTTAGCCGCATTCTCAATCACGGTCACGCCTTCGGCGAGTGCCGCTGCCATCATTATATTTTCGGTCGCACCCACGCTAGCTACATCCAAATACACTTTGGCTCCGCGCAGGCGACCGTTACTTTTCGCTTCAATGTAGCCCTGGCCGAGACTAATCTCCGCACCAAGCGCTTCAAATCCTTTCAAATGCTGATCAATCGGTCGTGTGCCAATGGCGCAGCCGCCAGGCAAAGAAATTCTTGTGTGGCCAAGCCGAGATAACAGGGGGCCCATGACTAAAAAAGATGCCCGCATTTTTCGAACCCATTCATAAGGTGCTTCGCAGGAAGTGATGTTTGTAGCATCCACCTGGATAATATCGTTTTGATATGTAACACCTGCACCCAAAGATTCCAACATTTTTGAGATCGTCATTACATCATCAAGCGGAGGTGCGTCCACAATGACGCTTACTCCTTCTTCTGCCAATAGAGAGGCGGCTATGATCGGTAATACGGAATTTTTTGCGCCGCTAACTTTCACGCTCCCGGTCAATCTGTTGCCACCGCGGACGATAAATTTGCTCATTTTCGGTTTCCCTCCGCGTCCATTATTTCTTAAATTATTTTTTAGATTAAAAGTAATTGCAAAAAAATTCGCATACTCCATCAATACGCCCATTCAGCCGGGCATGTTCCTTAAAGTTCAGTGTTGACATAATAAAACCTTATTATTCGACACTTTTTGACCACTGCGACCTATGACACTTATAACCAAACTACATATTCCTAAAACATATAGCGGATCATCCCACTCCAGCTAAGGTAATCCAGAAAGAATCCTGCAACAAAATGACCAAGTACAATGGCTAGAAGTAAGTGCAGTAGCCTTCCTTGAGGACTCTTGGGATATCTTATGACCAAATCCAGCTTAAGGTTCTGCAATGCCCACCAAGATAATACAACACTGAGCAAAGAAACAATCATTGAGATCATGCTGCTGGTTCCAGCTGCACTAGACCAGCCATTGGACAAAATATCCTCCATGCTAACCCTCCGTGTTCGTATTACTCGGAAATCGACTCTTATATCATACTTGTGCAGGGCAAAAGAATCCAGTACTTTTACAAATTTTTAAACAATTCAACGCCAATATCCAAAAAAATGAAGAAATCTTAACCTTTAATACATAGATTACTATAACAAGCTTAAACGCCTTCAGCGGCGTTCTTATAAGGACGGCAAGTGTTTATGCGAGAAATATAAGACAGAAAGTATTGTGTAAAACTTATACTCTCTTATATTTAAAAAAAAGCAGTCAAGCTTAGAGCTTGACCGCTAATATGCTACTGTTGTCCTTTACCAGTGGACACTTTAATCCGTGTAACAGCGCGTTGCAGCGCCAACTCCGCACGGCGGTGATCGATATCATCTTGTTTGCTACGAGTCTGGAGACGGCGCTGAGCCCGTTCTCTAGCAGCTTCGGCGCGCTCAACATCAATATCTGTTGGCAGCTCGGCACTTTCTGCCAGCACTGTTACTTTGTCCTTATGCACTTCAACGAACCCGCCATGAACGGCGATGGAGATCGTAACACCGTCCGATTTGACGGATAACGGAGCAACCTGAAGTGGAGTCACAAGCGGAATGTGTCCAGGCAAAATACCCAACTCGCCTTCGACTCCCCGTACTGTCAAGCTATTCACTTGTTTAGAATAGACGAGATGCTCCGGCGTGACAATTTCCAACAAAAAGGTATTCACTTCCATTCCTCCTTAAAGCTTTACATAGTAAAGCTCACATCGAAAACATCCTTAGCTCAGTGTTACATCGATTTCGCTTTTTCAACCGCTTCTTCGATTGTACCTACAAAAAGGAACGCTGCTTCTGGAAGATCATCATGCTTACCATCCAGGATCTCCTTAAAGCTACGTACAGTTTCTTTGATTGGCACGTATTTACCCTTGAAGCCGG contains the following coding sequences:
- the spoIIID gene encoding sporulation transcriptional regulator SpoIIID; amino-acid sequence: MHDYIKERTIKIGRCIVETRHTVRTIAKEFGVSKSTVHKDLTERLPEINPDLADQVKHILEYHKSIRHLRGGEATKIKYKKTTGKKREVAVASKP
- the murA gene encoding UDP-N-acetylglucosamine 1-carboxyvinyltransferase, which produces MSKFIVRGGNRLTGSVKVSGAKNSVLPIIAASLLAEEGVSVIVDAPPLDDVMTISKMLESLGAGVTYQNDIIQVDATNITSCEAPYEWVRKMRASFLVMGPLLSRLGHTRISLPGGCAIGTRPIDQHLKGFEALGAEISLGQGYIEAKSNGRLRGAKVYLDVASVGATENIMMAAALAEGVTVIENAAKEPEIVDLANYLNGMGGIVRGAGTGVIRIEGVERLHGVKHHVIPDRIEAGTYMAAAAITGGDVYVEGAIADHLGPVIAKMEEMGVTIIPDENGIRVISDKPLKAVDLKTLPYPGFPTDMQSQMMALLLRSEGTSVVTETVFENRFMHVDEFHNMNAEIKIEGRSAIVTGNAQLVGAKVCATDLRAGAALILAGLVAEGTTEVSGTHHIDRGYVHLAEKLSGLGAEIWRISMEDTAAQTVKDETLKPEVAKSESHKSEEVKPRFQVQATWV
- the spoIID gene encoding stage II sporulation protein D; this encodes MPAVTASPAAPAGPEAAAQEAPQPKVSVYLSRSGQIETLPLEEYVSGVLAAEMPASFELEALKAQAVAARTFILRRLLAGDRSGVPVPGADVTDTVSHQAYVSKDTLERKWKLGGRSADLAKLQRAVLETRGVIMTYKGQPITASFFASSGGYTENSEEYWNAAIPYLRSVTSPWEKEITPNYAVTSTFTISEILTRLGLNDRVIPASKDTTQSGMTKNISTSSELPVEVLSLTTGHRVKEISIGGTIFTGREVREKLGLRSSQFSWGRKGNKIYITTFGNGHGVGMSQWGANGMAKEGGTATQILKHYYSGISFTQISTLLKK
- a CDS encoding rod shape-determining protein; translation: MFSKDIGIDLGTANVLIHVKGRGVVLDEPSVVTLESDTKRVLAVGEQARRMVGRTPGNITTIRPLRDGVIADFEITEMMLKYFIDRVGGRTWYSRPRILICAPTNITSVEQKSIREAAERSGAKEVFMEEEPKAAAIGAGMDIYQPSGNMVVDIGGGTTDVAVLSMGDVVTASSIKVAGDKFDEAILRYIKQKYKLLIGERTAEDIKVTIGTVRPGLMKSEMDIRGRDMVSGLPQTLTITAGEVKEALWDPVSSIVAAAKSVLERTPPELSADIIDRGVVLTGGGALLNGLDELLSEELHVPVWVAEDPMHCVVKGTGIMLDNLDKVVKKKF
- a CDS encoding F0F1 ATP synthase subunit epsilon; this encodes MNTFLLEIVTPEHLVYSKQVNSLTVRGVEGELGILPGHIPLVTPLQVAPLSVKSDGVTISIAVHGGFVEVHKDKVTVLAESAELPTDIDVERAEAARERAQRRLQTRSKQDDIDHRRAELALQRAVTRIKVSTGKGQQ
- a CDS encoding M23 family metallopeptidase produces the protein MNEQDKNKTNHDESLKKSQGDSGAKPSSWSKMLSKRWVFPAVYTAAAAIILTLVWVYQDAGQKPLDTAATSQQVGASTNEAGTANSNPDALEVLASAESLVWPVANPGEVEVVKPYYDENGTEDNHVAAMVQYNDKFIPNVGIDLAREDNNTFDVKAALSGEVTRVEDVAVLGKVIEITHQGNMKTVYQSLGDAKVKKGDVVKQGDTLAIAGRSEIEKDLGNHVHFEVYKDGKVVNPSELLPGR
- a CDS encoding DUF1146 family protein → MEDILSNGWSSAAGTSSMISMIVSLLSVVLSWWALQNLKLDLVIRYPKSPQGRLLHLLLAIVLGHFVAGFFLDYLSWSGMIRYMF